In one window of Lacticaseibacillus casei DSM 20011 = JCM 1134 = ATCC 393 DNA:
- a CDS encoding glycosyltransferase family 2 protein: MPQSVAIIIPCHNESENVPLIYQALKKTFQTDLPQLQPQIWYVNDGSTDDTLAQVQHLQESDAQVHYIDLSRSFGKEAAMYAGLVTAKADYYAVMDADLQDPPAMLPDMYAALQEGYDMAGAQRTDRSGEAPVRSFFSNLFYKFINRVSQTQIVPGARDFRLMTRQVVDAIVHMTERNRFSKGLFSWVGFKTKYLPYQNIERQHGETSWSFIGLLRYAIDGIIDFSDAPLTFVSMIGIISFLGAFAALIFIVIRAALYGDPTAGWPSMVSIFLMIGGIQLFALGIVGRYIGRIYIETKQRPIFIARKIK; the protein is encoded by the coding sequence ATGCCGCAAAGCGTGGCAATTATTATCCCTTGTCATAATGAATCCGAAAATGTTCCTTTGATCTACCAAGCTTTAAAGAAAACTTTTCAAACTGACTTACCCCAGCTGCAGCCGCAAATCTGGTATGTCAACGATGGCTCGACTGACGACACGCTCGCTCAAGTCCAGCACCTGCAAGAAAGCGATGCGCAAGTGCACTACATTGATTTATCGCGGTCATTTGGTAAGGAAGCTGCCATGTACGCCGGTTTGGTCACAGCAAAAGCTGACTATTATGCAGTGATGGACGCCGACCTGCAAGATCCGCCAGCCATGTTGCCGGATATGTACGCTGCCCTTCAGGAAGGTTATGACATGGCCGGTGCCCAGCGGACAGATCGTTCCGGTGAAGCACCAGTACGGTCATTCTTTTCCAATCTCTTCTATAAGTTCATCAATCGTGTCTCCCAGACACAGATTGTTCCCGGCGCCCGCGACTTTCGGCTCATGACCCGCCAAGTGGTTGACGCGATCGTACATATGACCGAGCGTAATCGGTTTTCAAAGGGGCTTTTCAGTTGGGTTGGCTTTAAAACCAAGTACCTTCCCTACCAGAATATTGAGCGCCAACATGGTGAAACCAGTTGGTCGTTTATTGGCCTTTTGCGTTACGCCATCGATGGGATTATTGATTTTTCCGATGCGCCGTTGACCTTTGTTTCCATGATCGGCATTATCAGCTTCTTAGGCGCGTTTGCGGCACTGATATTTATCGTCATTCGGGCGGCCCTTTATGGCGATCCGACAGCAGGCTGGCCGTCCATGGTCTCGATTTTCCTCATGATCGGCGGCATTCAACTATTCGCGCTGGGTATTGTGGGTCGTTACATCGGCCGGATCTATATCGAAACCAAGCAACGCCCGATTTTTATTGCCCGTAAAATCAAATAA
- a CDS encoding YkyA family protein, with translation MKKLLPLLAVLAFLFVGCSATLNQKKQLLTTTQTVQTQVQQEQQALQVIGSTVNDFPSTFEKAYQDDPSADLKNDDGAVKKLLDKRAAAFKSLEAANTALTDANNTLTKLNNQPSEDMPQAPLSKVLTSLKLAKLDHKTLVSYYREMLSAEDDFFAATAGSDVSQADLETQISQLNQYYSSLNQQIDVMTANLTTVTSQNAKLTKAVKTMHD, from the coding sequence ATGAAAAAATTACTGCCATTATTAGCCGTGCTAGCCTTTCTTTTTGTTGGGTGTTCGGCCACTTTAAATCAAAAAAAGCAATTGCTGACAACGACGCAGACTGTGCAAACCCAAGTGCAGCAGGAACAGCAAGCGTTGCAGGTCATCGGCTCGACGGTGAATGATTTTCCATCCACCTTTGAGAAGGCTTACCAAGATGACCCGTCGGCAGATCTAAAAAATGACGATGGTGCCGTCAAGAAATTGTTGGATAAGCGCGCCGCAGCGTTTAAATCATTGGAAGCGGCGAACACAGCGCTGACTGATGCCAATAATACCTTGACCAAACTCAATAACCAACCGTCTGAAGACATGCCACAAGCGCCGCTGAGCAAGGTGCTCACCAGTCTCAAGCTGGCCAAACTCGATCACAAAACCCTGGTTAGTTATTATCGGGAAATGTTGAGTGCCGAGGACGATTTTTTCGCGGCCACGGCTGGTAGTGACGTCTCGCAGGCGGATTTGGAAACCCAAATCTCACAACTTAATCAATATTACAGTTCACTGAATCAACAAATTGATGTCATGACCGCTAACCTGACAACAGTGACGAGTCAGAATGCCAAGTTAACTAAGGCGGTCAAAACGATGCACGACTGA
- a CDS encoding aromatic acid exporter family protein, producing MHIGMRTVKTAVGTAVAMLIAYALHLEYWTAAGIITILSVQNTTKASFRLVAYRLLATVLGFVIAIGAFLVLGYNALAFGVFLLIFIPLTNVFEVQSGIVMTAVLVTHFMMAKSCSWFWIRNELLLLAVGAGVALVANLFMPSLEAKITEFQAQVEAEMREIIDHMSQQLGPEHLKSADNWANLSDLKMTLDAAVAWANRHSDNQLWSENDYYQAYFEMRANQYELLRQMQDSLDRIETPVLQAAVISDALSMTASVLNEDNPATQLVTMVKKIQRNFAASPLPTDRASFESRARLFYFLEDFSRLLQLKRNFNHIISSQN from the coding sequence ATGCATATCGGTATGCGAACGGTTAAAACAGCGGTGGGAACAGCGGTTGCGATGCTCATTGCTTATGCCTTACATCTTGAATATTGGACAGCTGCCGGTATCATTACGATTCTGTCGGTTCAGAATACCACCAAAGCATCGTTCAGGCTGGTTGCCTACCGACTGCTGGCAACTGTGTTGGGCTTTGTCATTGCGATCGGGGCATTCTTGGTTCTGGGGTACAATGCGCTGGCGTTTGGCGTTTTCCTTTTAATCTTCATCCCACTAACCAACGTGTTTGAAGTGCAAAGCGGCATTGTGATGACGGCCGTGTTGGTCACGCATTTTATGATGGCCAAAAGTTGCAGCTGGTTCTGGATTCGCAATGAACTTTTGTTGCTGGCGGTCGGTGCCGGCGTTGCGCTTGTGGCAAATCTGTTTATGCCGAGCCTGGAAGCCAAAATCACGGAATTCCAGGCACAGGTCGAAGCGGAAATGCGGGAAATCATCGATCATATGAGTCAACAGCTAGGGCCGGAGCACCTTAAAAGTGCCGATAACTGGGCGAATTTATCAGATTTGAAAATGACGCTGGATGCTGCAGTGGCTTGGGCCAATCGCCACAGTGACAATCAGTTGTGGTCGGAAAATGACTATTACCAAGCTTACTTCGAGATGCGGGCCAATCAATATGAACTGTTACGCCAAATGCAGGATAGCCTGGATCGAATCGAAACGCCGGTTTTGCAGGCGGCTGTGATCAGCGATGCTTTGTCGATGACAGCTAGTGTGTTGAATGAAGATAATCCGGCGACGCAACTAGTTACGATGGTCAAAAAGATTCAGCGCAACTTCGCGGCTTCACCGCTGCCGACTGATCGCGCGTCGTTTGAGAGCCGTGCTCGTTTATTTTATTTTCTGGAAGACTTCTCCCGCTTATTACAGTTAAAGCGCAATTTCAATCACATTATTTCCTCGCAAAATTGA
- a CDS encoding cold-shock protein, translating into MEHGTVKWFNAEKGYGFITREDGSDVFVHFSAIQGDGYKTLEEGQAVTFEVEDSDRGPQAVNVNKD; encoded by the coding sequence ATGGAACACGGCACAGTTAAATGGTTCAACGCTGAAAAGGGTTACGGCTTTATCACACGGGAAGATGGCAGCGATGTTTTCGTTCACTTCTCAGCTATCCAAGGCGACGGTTACAAGACCCTCGAAGAAGGCCAAGCGGTAACGTTTGAAGTCGAAGACAGCGATCGCGGCCCACAAGCGGTTAACGTTAACAAAGACTAA
- a CDS encoding GNAT family N-acetyltransferase, giving the protein MLKFEEVAPEARIQYLDLLLVGDEDPAMLSRYLSTGTLFAALDDQVPVGVAMVVPVDEQTVELKNLAVASARRRQGIASGLLRHVGLVYATKQYQEILVGTGDVDFDNLRFYMRRGFRLDSIRKHFFDQYSQPVYADGLKLQDMLVLRRKLLLTREDETKE; this is encoded by the coding sequence ATGTTAAAATTTGAAGAAGTGGCACCTGAGGCAAGGATTCAATATTTAGATCTCCTATTGGTGGGGGATGAAGATCCCGCCATGCTTAGCCGCTATTTGAGTACAGGGACACTTTTTGCTGCGCTTGATGATCAGGTGCCGGTCGGCGTCGCGATGGTTGTTCCAGTCGATGAGCAGACGGTTGAATTGAAAAATCTCGCGGTCGCATCTGCGCGCCGCCGTCAAGGCATTGCGTCCGGATTATTGCGGCACGTGGGCTTAGTGTATGCCACAAAGCAATATCAGGAGATTTTGGTGGGCACCGGTGATGTCGATTTTGATAATCTCCGCTTCTATATGCGACGCGGGTTTCGGTTGGATTCGATTCGGAAACATTTCTTTGATCAATACAGCCAGCCTGTTTATGCTGATGGACTGAAGTTACAGGATATGCTGGTTTTGCGCCGAAAGTTGTTACTGACACGCGAAGATGAGACGAAGGAGTAA
- a CDS encoding glycoside hydrolase family 73 protein, which yields MAKKRRRFTLKKIPLAAWLVLAFFAVGATLVVGSYWSQRQAEVSQQQASIDKKAAEKAKKEAFIKRLAPTAQAMQKQYGVLTSITLAQAILESDWGTSTLAKDYHNLFGIKGTDPANTKVLRTKEYVNDKWITVDGRFRVYSDDTASIRDHALLFVNGTDWNPQQYATVRAAKDYKSAASALQTDGYATDPDYPQKLIHLIETWNLTQYDS from the coding sequence TTGGCGAAAAAGCGCCGACGTTTTACATTGAAAAAGATTCCGCTGGCCGCCTGGCTCGTTCTGGCGTTTTTTGCAGTCGGGGCAACGTTGGTGGTCGGTTCATATTGGTCACAGCGTCAAGCGGAAGTTTCACAACAGCAGGCCAGTATCGATAAAAAAGCCGCTGAAAAGGCGAAGAAAGAGGCCTTTATCAAGCGACTGGCACCGACTGCACAGGCTATGCAGAAACAGTATGGCGTTTTGACCAGTATTACGTTGGCACAGGCTATTCTCGAATCCGACTGGGGAACAAGCACATTGGCCAAAGATTATCATAACCTGTTCGGCATTAAAGGAACGGATCCTGCGAACACCAAGGTGCTACGAACCAAAGAATATGTCAATGATAAGTGGATTACGGTTGATGGACGGTTTCGGGTATACAGCGATGATACGGCATCAATCCGTGATCACGCGCTATTATTTGTTAACGGGACTGACTGGAATCCTCAACAATATGCGACCGTGCGCGCGGCCAAGGATTACAAATCGGCAGCATCGGCTTTGCAGACAGATGGGTATGCGACCGATCCTGATTATCCGCAAAAGTTGATTCATCTGATTGAAACTTGGAACCTGACACAATATGACAGCTGA
- a CDS encoding xanthine phosphoribosyltransferase, with amino-acid sequence MKLLEDRIKKDGQVIGTDVLKVDNFLNHQVDPDLMADLGKEFYRRFSNEPITKILTVESSGIAPAIATAMEFHKPLVFARKHKSLTLKDHLYTATVYSFTKKTSNEISISRKFLSADDNVLIIDDFLANGQAVEGLMEIIAQAGATLSGVGIVIEKTFQKGRKLLDDKHVRVESLARISAFEDGHVIFAPED; translated from the coding sequence GTGAAATTACTGGAAGACCGGATCAAAAAGGATGGCCAAGTTATCGGAACAGATGTGTTGAAGGTGGATAACTTTCTGAATCATCAAGTCGATCCTGATTTAATGGCCGATCTGGGTAAGGAATTTTACCGGCGTTTCAGCAATGAGCCGATCACCAAAATCCTTACTGTTGAAAGTTCCGGCATTGCCCCTGCGATTGCAACGGCGATGGAGTTTCACAAGCCGCTTGTGTTTGCCCGCAAGCACAAGAGTCTGACCTTAAAGGATCATCTGTACACTGCCACGGTTTATTCATTTACCAAAAAGACTTCCAATGAAATTTCGATTTCCCGCAAGTTCCTTTCCGCGGACGACAATGTGCTGATTATTGATGATTTTTTGGCGAATGGCCAAGCGGTTGAAGGGTTGATGGAGATCATTGCCCAAGCCGGCGCAACATTAAGCGGCGTTGGGATTGTCATCGAAAAGACCTTCCAGAAAGGCCGCAAGTTGTTGGATGACAAACATGTCCGGGTTGAATCTTTGGCAAGAATCAGTGCGTTTGAAGATGGCCACGTCATTTTTGCACCGGAGGACTAA
- a CDS encoding nucleobase:cation symporter-2 family protein, with product MKSKSISNPKAAALGLQHLLAMYSGSVLVPILIGASLHFTSEQMTYLVSIDIFMCGIATALQVFGNKYFGIKLPVVLGCAVQAVAPLIMIGQKFNFQTMYGAIIVAGLFVFLIGGAFSKLRFLFPPLVTGSLITVIGLSLIPVAFQNLGGGSTTAKDFGNMTNLLVGTFTVLLILAINVWGRGFLHSIAILVGLIAGTVLAGFFGLVSFQPVVEASWFHVPTPFYFGVPHFEWSSIVTMILISMTSMVESTGVFFALGDIVGRKIEADDLKRGYRAEGLAVMLGGLFNTFPYTTFSQNVGLVQLSGIKTRKPVIYSAIFLVILGLLPKIGALATIIPAPVLGGAMLVMFGMVAVQGIRMLQQVDFENDKNLLVAAISIGLGLGVTVQPHIVQFLPKTIQLLFGSGILMTSLSAVLLNWIFNSPSRTPEMPIDRGLNENDSDK from the coding sequence ATGAAAAGTAAAAGCATTTCCAATCCAAAAGCGGCTGCACTGGGGCTGCAACATCTGTTAGCCATGTATTCGGGGTCGGTGCTGGTGCCGATTCTGATCGGTGCCTCTTTGCACTTTACTTCAGAGCAGATGACCTACCTGGTTTCGATTGATATTTTTATGTGTGGCATTGCCACTGCTTTACAGGTATTTGGCAATAAATATTTTGGTATTAAATTACCGGTTGTTTTAGGCTGTGCGGTGCAAGCCGTGGCACCGTTGATCATGATCGGACAGAAATTCAACTTTCAGACGATGTACGGTGCCATTATTGTTGCTGGTTTATTTGTCTTTCTGATCGGCGGAGCGTTTTCAAAACTGCGCTTTTTGTTTCCGCCGCTTGTGACCGGTTCACTGATTACGGTCATCGGATTATCGTTAATTCCGGTCGCCTTCCAGAATCTTGGTGGGGGTTCCACAACAGCTAAAGATTTCGGCAATATGACGAATCTGCTGGTCGGCACGTTCACGGTGTTGCTGATTCTGGCCATTAACGTTTGGGGGAGAGGTTTTCTGCACTCCATCGCCATTTTGGTCGGTTTGATCGCCGGGACCGTCTTAGCTGGCTTTTTCGGGTTAGTTAGTTTCCAGCCAGTCGTCGAGGCTAGCTGGTTTCATGTGCCGACGCCATTTTATTTTGGGGTACCGCATTTTGAATGGAGTTCGATCGTCACGATGATTCTGATTTCGATGACGTCGATGGTTGAAAGTACTGGCGTTTTCTTTGCCTTAGGTGATATCGTTGGGCGGAAAATCGAAGCGGACGATCTGAAACGTGGCTATCGTGCGGAGGGCTTGGCAGTCATGCTGGGCGGTTTGTTTAACACCTTCCCGTACACCACCTTCTCGCAAAACGTCGGCTTAGTGCAGCTTTCAGGGATTAAAACGCGAAAACCGGTCATCTATTCGGCCATTTTCCTGGTTATTCTGGGCTTGCTGCCAAAAATCGGCGCCTTGGCCACGATCATTCCGGCGCCGGTTCTTGGGGGCGCGATGCTAGTGATGTTTGGCATGGTGGCGGTTCAAGGCATCCGGATGTTGCAACAGGTCGATTTTGAAAATGATAAGAATCTGTTGGTTGCCGCGATCTCGATCGGTCTAGGCTTAGGGGTGACCGTTCAGCCGCATATCGTCCAGTTTTTGCCGAAGACCATTCAACTGCTTTTCGGGTCGGGGATTTTGATGACCAGCTTGAGTGCCGTGTTGTTGAACTGGATTTTCAATTCACCTAGTCGGACACCGGAGATGCCGATTGATCGCGGTTTAAACGAAAATGATTCAGATAAATAA
- a CDS encoding ATP-grasp domain-containing protein: MTQFISPGATIGIIGGGVSAFRMADTASLMGMRTVVLAPTQTDIALEKADIPLVGKSDDRTALKELTQMSTVMTFTDENVDGAILAELATASQLPSGSDILTVTQDRYLEKVFLDDLNMNILPYTQVITPGDINEAIDTIGYPALLKPIQKGMGVDQQLLLSTPDDVDRAKQLLQQRPYILEAYLQNIKEVAVMVAKAGTTIRIGPVIQNYFDHHQLKASSVRADVDPAVIVEIRRIAEKITKKLDYTGIFSLEFFLAANGTLYVKRVYPGPKLYGHLMQSTSDISEYELHLRAILGWPLPELELAEDGVGIPLRQKDMDAVLTQIQIKPDWRFAFYPNGGELVGEIEIVGDLKAIKDSINATGHFVIQ, encoded by the coding sequence GTGACGCAATTTATTAGTCCAGGAGCCACTATTGGCATCATCGGCGGCGGAGTTTCAGCTTTTCGCATGGCTGATACCGCCAGTCTGATGGGCATGCGTACTGTGGTTTTGGCACCAACGCAAACCGATATTGCGCTTGAAAAAGCCGATATTCCATTGGTAGGTAAGTCAGATGACCGCACTGCGTTAAAGGAATTGACGCAAATGAGTACGGTCATGACGTTTACCGATGAGAATGTGGACGGCGCAATCTTAGCGGAGTTAGCAACCGCGAGTCAATTGCCTTCAGGAAGTGACATTTTGACGGTAACGCAGGATCGTTATCTGGAAAAAGTCTTTCTTGACGATCTCAACATGAATATTTTGCCTTATACCCAGGTGATCACGCCTGGCGATATCAATGAAGCGATTGATACGATTGGCTATCCCGCCTTATTGAAGCCAATTCAAAAAGGGATGGGGGTTGATCAGCAGTTATTGTTGTCGACACCGGATGATGTGGATCGCGCTAAGCAACTGTTACAACAACGTCCGTATATTTTGGAAGCCTATTTGCAGAACATCAAAGAGGTGGCCGTGATGGTGGCAAAAGCCGGCACGACCATTCGCATCGGTCCGGTCATCCAAAATTATTTTGACCATCATCAGCTCAAAGCCTCATCGGTTCGCGCTGACGTTGATCCGGCCGTTATTGTGGAAATTCGGCGTATTGCCGAAAAAATTACCAAGAAACTTGATTACACTGGCATCTTCAGCCTTGAGTTCTTCTTGGCGGCTAATGGCACCTTGTACGTCAAACGGGTTTACCCGGGGCCAAAGTTGTATGGTCATCTCATGCAGAGTACCAGCGACATTTCCGAATACGAGTTACATCTGCGGGCCATTCTTGGTTGGCCGTTACCGGAATTGGAACTGGCTGAGGATGGGGTTGGCATTCCGCTCCGGCAAAAAGATATGGACGCGGTGTTGACGCAAATTCAAATCAAGCCTGACTGGCGCTTCGCTTTCTATCCGAACGGCGGCGAGTTAGTCGGTGAAATTGAAATCGTTGGCGATTTAAAGGCAATCAAAGACAGTATTAACGCAACTGGACATTTTGTTATTCAGTAA